One stretch of Paenibacillus sp. AN1007 DNA includes these proteins:
- a CDS encoding pirin family protein: MIKVVTSEERHTSDRGWIHSEFSFSFADYEDPSNAHFGCLLAHNDNTLMPQEGFKKHPHHDLEIVSYVISGTLKHTDSMGTEQLLKAGTVQVMSAGTGVEHSETNPDTDEPVRFLQMWFLPSQRMLKPSYAYRKIEESAPLNRLCPIVSGVSDQADEISEEGSLRIAQDVTCYLSKLESGKKLMYPQHEERRTHLFLISGHLEIQCSDGHFNLKPGDAARIRKSCDLQMTSAGSEPAEFVLIDLP, translated from the coding sequence ATGATTAAAGTAGTGACATCGGAAGAAAGGCACACGTCGGATCGAGGTTGGATACACAGTGAATTCAGCTTTTCCTTTGCAGATTACGAGGATCCAAGCAATGCCCATTTTGGTTGTCTGTTAGCCCATAATGACAACACACTGATGCCGCAGGAAGGCTTTAAAAAACATCCCCATCACGATCTTGAAATCGTCAGTTACGTAATATCAGGTACGCTTAAGCATACAGATAGTATGGGCACGGAACAGCTGCTGAAAGCGGGGACGGTTCAAGTGATGAGCGCTGGGACAGGTGTGGAGCATTCCGAAACGAATCCGGACACGGATGAACCTGTACGCTTTCTGCAGATGTGGTTTCTGCCTTCCCAGCGAATGCTTAAACCGTCTTATGCCTATCGTAAAATAGAAGAGTCTGCACCGCTGAATCGACTTTGTCCAATTGTATCAGGGGTGTCAGATCAGGCGGATGAAATTTCAGAAGAGGGTTCGCTGCGTATTGCGCAGGACGTAACCTGTTATCTGTCCAAACTGGAGTCGGGCAAGAAATTAATGTATCCGCAGCATGAGGAGCGGCGTACACATTTGTTCCTTATTAGCGGTCATCTCGAGATTCAGTGCTCCGATGGCCATTTTAATCTCAAGCCCGGAGATGCGGCTCGAATCCGCAAAAGCTGTGACCTGCAAATGACAAGCGCAGGCAGCGAGCCCGCAGAATTTGTACTTATTGATCTACCTTGA
- a CDS encoding asparaginase, protein MESALLVKEYRAGVMECAHYGHICITDEHGRVVYSAGDPHFRTFTRSSAKPFQAIPGIRAGIDRHYNLEAQEIAIMASSHRSEPEHIRVLEHLARKIGLGEECLICAPSYPLNEESRNSWIRAQGEKRRILHNCSGKHLGILGYSQMKQFDLNSYAEPDHPVQREILETLAGLAGIEEKEIQLGTDGCGFPVFSLPLSALASAYLKLACPDLIADGPTRTAVETITSAMNAHPLMVGGLNRVDSVLLEDDNIVAKGGFKGVFGFALKKERLGITFKVLDGSEEEWASITQSILKQIGYSNSKTAARLAEVFPAAIRNDAGTLVGEMESEFVLHSLKDSV, encoded by the coding sequence ATGGAGAGTGCTTTATTAGTTAAAGAATACCGTGCAGGCGTGATGGAATGCGCCCATTACGGACACATATGTATTACAGATGAGCATGGACGGGTTGTATATTCGGCTGGTGATCCCCATTTCAGAACTTTTACACGTTCATCTGCCAAACCATTTCAGGCGATCCCGGGTATTCGGGCTGGAATCGACCGTCACTATAACCTTGAAGCACAGGAAATTGCCATCATGGCCTCGTCACATCGCTCAGAACCCGAGCATATCCGAGTGCTGGAACATTTAGCCCGTAAAATCGGACTTGGCGAGGAATGTCTGATCTGTGCACCAAGCTACCCACTTAATGAAGAGAGCCGCAATTCCTGGATTCGTGCACAAGGAGAAAAACGCCGCATACTGCATAACTGTTCAGGCAAACATCTCGGAATTCTAGGGTACAGTCAGATGAAACAGTTTGATTTAAACAGCTATGCCGAGCCGGATCATCCCGTGCAACGGGAAATTCTTGAAACGCTGGCAGGCCTCGCAGGCATTGAAGAAAAAGAGATTCAACTCGGGACGGATGGCTGCGGCTTTCCGGTATTTTCACTGCCGTTGTCTGCACTCGCGAGTGCATACCTGAAGCTGGCTTGTCCCGATCTTATCGCTGATGGCCCTACACGTACCGCTGTAGAAACGATTACTTCAGCTATGAATGCGCACCCTCTGATGGTCGGTGGGTTGAATCGGGTAGATTCGGTGCTGCTGGAGGACGATAACATCGTTGCCAAAGGTGGATTCAAGGGTGTATTTGGTTTTGCGCTGAAAAAAGAGAGACTGGGCATCACGTTTAAAGTACTGGATGGTTCCGAAGAAGAATGGGCCTCCATTACACAATCGATATTGAAGCAAATCGGTTATTCCAACTCCAAAACCGCTGCGAGGTTGGCTGAAGTATTCCCGGCAGCTATCCGTAACGACGCTGGGACTCTCGTAGGGGAAATGGAAAGTGAATTTGTACTCCACTCATTAAAAGATAGCGTGTAA
- a CDS encoding phosphatase PAP2 family protein, with protein sequence MLRSSQHLSSEPPHIIPLQFLLKYTLIAALLSASIVLLLAGAGAWVGLDRLIQLDNQVQQIFYLHSQSRLSLLPYTSFITAIGSFKISVLAAAGFALLCFARRRHRTNVYGCVISISFGMMWVLNTLLKEIFRRSRPELDHLLVVHGYSYPSGHAMISMGFYGMLFVVWALEWRDKDLALRWIPVFCGITFILLIGLSRIMLGVHYPTDVIAGFAAGSVWILCWIQGMKRFL encoded by the coding sequence ATGCTGCGCAGCTCTCAACATCTTTCATCTGAACCGCCACATATCATCCCTTTGCAATTTCTGCTGAAATATACCCTTATTGCTGCACTGCTCAGCGCATCCATTGTATTGTTGTTAGCCGGTGCAGGAGCCTGGGTTGGCCTGGATCGCCTGATTCAGCTGGATAATCAGGTACAGCAAATCTTCTACCTGCATTCCCAATCACGTCTCTCTCTGCTTCCTTATACTTCTTTCATCACAGCTATAGGTTCATTCAAAATATCAGTACTCGCGGCAGCCGGCTTTGCACTGTTATGCTTCGCAAGGCGCCGTCACAGAACAAATGTATATGGCTGTGTAATCAGCATAAGCTTTGGCATGATGTGGGTACTGAACACCCTATTGAAGGAAATTTTCAGACGGAGCAGACCGGAACTGGATCACCTTCTCGTTGTGCATGGCTACAGTTATCCCAGCGGTCATGCCATGATTTCAATGGGATTCTACGGCATGCTTTTTGTCGTCTGGGCCTTGGAATGGAGAGACAAAGATTTAGCTCTTAGGTGGATTCCTGTTTTTTGCGGCATTACATTTATTTTGTTGATCGGTCTTAGTCGAATCATGCTCGGAGTCCATTATCCTACTGATGTGATTGCCGGATTTGCTGCCG
- a CDS encoding DUF1128 domain-containing protein → MDLTQATAANMEYMIEAIKTKLRMASGAAMQASAFPLEKYEDLQDLYEMVMSKEHLSISEVEAVASELGRLRK, encoded by the coding sequence ATGGATTTAACACAAGCAACAGCAGCTAATATGGAATATATGATAGAAGCCATCAAGACCAAACTGCGGATGGCCAGTGGTGCCGCTATGCAGGCTTCAGCATTCCCACTTGAGAAATATGAGGATCTGCAGGATTTGTATGAGATGGTCATGAGTAAAGAGCATCTGAGTATCTCGGAAGTGGAAGCCGTTGCTTCTGAACTTGGCAGACTGCGCAAATAG